One region of Demequina sp. TMPB413 genomic DNA includes:
- a CDS encoding diacylglycerol kinase family protein: MTDGTIAVIIAVSAFVIGLAGLVLAVTITRRIGTRDPIAIPPFWRKVLRIKSLPVALQGEFAPTKRGTDRIAFIANPTKSGVAEVREQAMRACSIRYLPQPMWLYTTAEDPGRAAAREALDAGADVVVAIGGDGTVRAIAAELAGTGVPLAIIPMGTGNLFARNLELPLGDTPTLLRIALEGENAAMDVGWLDLDRGPRAQDERHIFLVIAGAGLDAEMVAGADERLKRRLGWIAYFFAALKHLGTRRMTASVSVDGSDEVTTQMRTVLFANVGKLPGGLMLVPDASAEDGWMDVATLDARAGIVGWTALFGNVVAQGAGLRVPDVMKAYGTSRIDHARGKSIVVSMRQLHKVQADGEGLGLARRVTAKVDPGALIVRRAVR, translated from the coding sequence ATGACAGATGGGACGATTGCGGTGATCATCGCGGTCTCCGCCTTCGTGATCGGCCTCGCTGGACTCGTGCTCGCGGTCACCATCACGCGCCGCATCGGCACACGGGATCCGATTGCCATTCCGCCGTTTTGGCGCAAGGTGCTGAGAATCAAGTCGTTACCGGTGGCGCTCCAAGGCGAGTTCGCCCCGACCAAGCGCGGTACCGACAGGATCGCGTTCATCGCCAACCCCACCAAGTCAGGCGTGGCAGAGGTGCGCGAGCAGGCGATGCGCGCGTGCTCGATCCGATACTTGCCGCAGCCTATGTGGCTGTACACCACCGCAGAGGATCCTGGCCGTGCGGCCGCGAGGGAGGCCCTCGACGCCGGAGCCGACGTGGTGGTGGCCATTGGCGGCGACGGAACGGTGCGTGCGATTGCCGCAGAACTGGCGGGAACGGGCGTCCCTCTCGCGATCATCCCGATGGGCACAGGGAACCTGTTCGCCCGCAACCTTGAGCTTCCCCTTGGCGACACCCCCACCCTGCTGCGCATCGCGCTCGAGGGTGAGAACGCGGCGATGGACGTGGGTTGGCTCGACCTCGACAGGGGGCCTCGCGCTCAAGACGAGCGCCACATCTTCTTGGTCATCGCCGGCGCCGGCCTTGACGCTGAGATGGTTGCAGGCGCCGACGAGCGACTCAAGCGGCGACTCGGTTGGATCGCCTACTTCTTTGCTGCGCTCAAGCACCTCGGCACGCGTCGCATGACCGCTTCGGTGTCGGTCGACGGCTCTGACGAGGTCACCACCCAGATGCGGACCGTCCTGTTCGCCAACGTCGGCAAACTCCCCGGCGGCCTCATGCTCGTTCCCGACGCCTCGGCAGAGGACGGCTGGATGGACGTCGCAACTCTTGATGCCCGCGCGGGCATCGTCGGCTGGACCGCCCTGTTCGGCAACGTCGTCGCCCAAGGTGCCGGACTGCGCGTGCCAGACGTCATGAAGGCTTACGGCACCTCGCGCATCGACCATGCTCGCGGCAAGTCGATCGTGGTGTCGATGAGGCAACTGCACAAGGTCCAGGCCGACGGAGAGGGCCTAGGGCTCGCGCGGAGGGTGACCGCCAAGGTCGATCCTGGAGCGCTCATCGTGAGGCGAGCCGTCAGGTAG
- a CDS encoding glycosyltransferase gives MSVAKPRSEPPKAPGAARRSPARAGRTAAKNRASDAPSQSTAAVLIVAHNQARRIAATVRASRAIPGVDLVLVVDDGSADNTQQLARKAGAVVVRHSHRRGRSASIETGAAVIGMRDEEGRTPRAVLLMEPGLGNAAIGAAPLVEAVLENVADLAIGLTDGGARSTGATAGAARKAIASLSGWSPIQPLSRVRCLTREALEFALPLSHGAGLETGLTLDVIDAGLTVTEVECEMRHRAAKKSVVKPLARAGQYRDVMMAISSRRIRLSLRSTQHAVEDAFHIASRDANLRDAQVQEPVE, from the coding sequence ATGAGCGTGGCGAAACCACGATCCGAGCCCCCCAAGGCGCCTGGTGCGGCGCGCCGGTCACCCGCACGCGCTGGTCGGACGGCGGCCAAGAACCGGGCGTCAGATGCCCCCTCGCAGTCCACGGCCGCAGTCCTGATCGTCGCCCACAATCAGGCGAGGCGCATCGCGGCGACGGTGCGCGCCTCCCGCGCCATCCCAGGGGTCGATTTGGTCCTCGTTGTTGACGACGGATCGGCAGACAACACTCAGCAACTCGCTCGCAAGGCGGGCGCAGTGGTGGTGCGCCACTCGCACCGGCGCGGGCGCTCGGCGTCGATCGAGACCGGTGCCGCCGTGATCGGGATGCGCGACGAAGAGGGCAGGACGCCGCGTGCGGTGCTCTTGATGGAGCCGGGCCTTGGCAATGCGGCGATAGGTGCCGCACCTTTGGTCGAGGCCGTGCTGGAGAATGTGGCCGACTTGGCGATCGGCCTGACCGACGGTGGAGCCAGGTCGACAGGCGCGACTGCAGGCGCCGCAAGAAAGGCGATCGCGTCGCTGTCGGGTTGGAGTCCCATTCAGCCGCTCAGTCGCGTGCGTTGTCTGACTCGGGAGGCACTCGAGTTTGCTCTGCCGCTGTCCCATGGTGCAGGCCTGGAGACGGGACTCACTCTCGACGTGATCGACGCAGGGCTCACCGTCACCGAAGTGGAATGCGAGATGCGTCATCGCGCAGCGAAGAAGTCGGTCGTGAAGCCGTTGGCGCGCGCTGGCCAGTACCGTGACGTCATGATGGCCATCAGCTCGCGCCGCATTCGCTTGTCGCTGCGATCAACCCAGCACGCAGTCGAAGACGCATTCCACATCGCTAGCCGCGACGCGAACCTTCGCGACGCACAGGTGCAGGAGCCCGTCGAGTGA
- a CDS encoding HAD family hydrolase, with protein sequence MAVAPEDLDPPLTPDHWRLVGLDIDGTLMHWGGDISDSVIEAVGRVRMSRNHVVLATGRNIIATMPVAERLGISRGWAVCSNGAVTIRLNPRSPGGYDIAKTITFNPRAALELIKEEMPDAFFAVEDLGVGFRVTKEFPMGELVGPQRVVTFDELCHDDVTRVVIRAPGANVDHFDQIVHRIGLSDVTYAVGYSAWLDLTPPGVSKASALEALREQLGVHPEHTVAVGDGNNDIDMLTWARDSYAMGNAPERVIAAAKGEVGPVDEDGVLEALEPLIDPARLAM encoded by the coding sequence ATGGCCGTCGCTCCTGAAGACCTCGACCCGCCCCTCACTCCCGATCACTGGCGGCTCGTCGGCCTCGATATTGACGGCACCCTCATGCACTGGGGCGGAGACATCTCCGACAGCGTGATCGAGGCCGTCGGCCGCGTGCGCATGTCGCGCAATCACGTGGTGCTCGCGACGGGCCGCAACATCATTGCGACGATGCCGGTGGCGGAGCGCCTCGGCATCAGTCGCGGCTGGGCCGTGTGTTCAAACGGCGCGGTCACCATCCGGCTGAACCCGCGCTCGCCAGGCGGTTACGACATCGCTAAGACGATTACCTTTAATCCGCGTGCGGCGCTCGAGCTCATCAAGGAGGAGATGCCAGACGCGTTCTTTGCCGTGGAGGATCTTGGCGTTGGCTTCAGGGTCACCAAGGAGTTCCCGATGGGAGAGCTCGTGGGTCCGCAGCGTGTAGTCACCTTCGATGAGTTGTGCCACGACGACGTGACGAGAGTCGTGATCAGGGCGCCGGGCGCGAACGTCGATCACTTCGACCAGATCGTGCACAGGATCGGCTTGAGCGATGTGACGTACGCGGTCGGTTACTCGGCGTGGCTGGACCTGACGCCACCTGGCGTGTCGAAGGCGTCGGCGCTCGAAGCCCTGCGGGAGCAACTTGGCGTGCACCCCGAACACACCGTGGCCGTCGGTGACGGCAACAACGACATTGACATGCTGACGTGGGCGCGTGATTCCTACGCCATGGGAAACGCCCCTGAGCGCGTGATCGCTGCGGCCAAGGGCGAGGTAGGTCCTGTGGACGAGGACGGGGTACTTGAGGCTCTTGAACCGCTGATCGATCCCGCTCGACTCGCAATGTAG
- a CDS encoding NAD(P)H-quinone oxidoreductase translates to MRAIVVDSQEGPGVLAVREVPRPRASKGEVVLDIASAGVNRADLLQRRGRYPSPAGWPDWPGLECAGVVTEIGAGVSGIHEGDTMCALVGGGAYADAIVVPADLTLPVPAGLDLVAAGGLMEAACTVWSNFDAATAATGETLVVHGGAGGVGSLAIEIGKAMGLRVVATAGGPERARWAEQLGADVGVDYRAEDFVEVVRSLGGADVILDVVGAGYLERNLEALAVGGRLVVIGLQQGSVGRIDLGSLMAKRLRVIGTTLRSRPHRERAEIVAAVGRDVWPWIPAQVAPKVHAAVPLEEAERAHEMMLSGEVAGKVVLVP, encoded by the coding sequence ATGCGCGCCATCGTGGTCGACTCACAAGAGGGCCCTGGCGTGCTAGCGGTGCGAGAGGTACCACGGCCCCGAGCAAGCAAAGGGGAGGTGGTACTGGACATTGCCTCCGCCGGAGTGAACCGTGCTGATCTACTCCAGCGACGCGGCCGCTACCCCTCGCCCGCGGGATGGCCTGATTGGCCCGGCCTTGAGTGCGCAGGCGTCGTCACGGAGATCGGCGCGGGGGTGTCGGGGATTCACGAGGGCGACACCATGTGTGCGCTCGTGGGTGGCGGCGCGTACGCCGACGCGATTGTTGTTCCGGCTGATCTCACGTTGCCGGTGCCTGCGGGCCTCGACCTCGTCGCGGCTGGCGGATTGATGGAAGCCGCGTGCACGGTGTGGTCGAACTTCGATGCGGCAACCGCGGCGACCGGCGAGACCCTCGTGGTGCATGGCGGCGCCGGCGGAGTCGGCTCTCTCGCCATCGAGATCGGCAAGGCGATGGGTCTTCGCGTCGTCGCGACCGCTGGAGGGCCAGAGCGTGCTCGGTGGGCCGAGCAACTGGGCGCCGACGTCGGGGTTGACTATCGCGCCGAGGATTTTGTCGAGGTCGTCCGATCACTCGGCGGGGCTGACGTGATTCTCGACGTCGTGGGTGCCGGCTACCTTGAACGGAACCTCGAGGCGCTGGCGGTGGGCGGCAGGCTCGTCGTGATCGGACTCCAGCAAGGCTCGGTCGGGCGCATCGACCTTGGCTCTCTCATGGCTAAGCGATTGCGGGTGATCGGCACCACCCTGCGGTCGCGGCCCCACAGGGAACGCGCCGAGATCGTGGCCGCCGTCGGCCGCGACGTGTGGCCGTGGATTCCCGCTCAGGTGGCGCCAAAGGTGCACGCCGCCGTCCCCCTTGAGGAGGCGGAGCGCGCGCACGAGATGATGCTCAGCGGCGAGGTGGCAGGCAAGGTCGTGCTCGTTCCCTGA
- the serS gene encoding serine--tRNA ligase — MIDLALLRSDPDRIRESQRMRGESPAVVDEVLAADECRRTALTQFEQARAEQKSLGREVAGASGDEKTALLVRTKELAQRVKALQADADAADAQARELLMSIGNVPEPGVPAGGADDFAVLRTEGTPRDFAAEGVPVRDHLALGEGLKAIDMERGAKVSGARFYFLTGVGAQLELAILNAAMGIATAQGFVPMITPTLVRPETMRGTGFLGAHADEIYFLEKDELYLTGTSEVALAGYHADEILDLNDGPLRYAGWSACYRREAGSAGRDTRGIIRVHQFHKVEMFSYARPEDAVAEHENFLAIQESMLQALELPYRLIDTAAGDLGSSAARKYDCEAWLPSQERWMEVTSTSNCTTFQARRLGIRERGADGTSAVATINGTIGTTRWIVALLENHQQADGSVYVPPILRPYLGGVDLLTPPART; from the coding sequence ATGATCGACCTGGCATTGTTGCGCTCGGACCCAGACCGTATACGCGAGTCCCAGCGGATGCGCGGCGAGAGCCCCGCTGTGGTCGACGAGGTGTTGGCCGCCGACGAGTGCCGCCGCACAGCGCTGACGCAGTTCGAGCAGGCGCGCGCCGAACAGAAGTCGCTCGGTCGCGAGGTGGCAGGGGCGAGCGGGGATGAGAAGACAGCCCTGTTGGTGCGCACCAAAGAACTTGCGCAGCGAGTCAAAGCGCTACAAGCCGACGCCGACGCCGCCGATGCGCAGGCGCGCGAACTCTTGATGAGTATTGGCAACGTTCCCGAGCCGGGCGTCCCCGCCGGAGGAGCCGACGACTTCGCGGTGCTGCGTACCGAAGGAACTCCTCGCGACTTCGCCGCGGAGGGCGTGCCAGTACGCGACCACCTCGCGTTGGGCGAGGGTCTGAAGGCGATCGACATGGAGCGAGGCGCCAAGGTGTCCGGCGCCCGTTTCTACTTTCTCACCGGCGTTGGCGCGCAACTTGAGCTCGCCATCCTCAATGCGGCGATGGGCATTGCCACTGCACAGGGATTCGTGCCGATGATCACGCCGACGCTGGTACGACCAGAGACGATGCGCGGCACGGGGTTCTTGGGTGCGCACGCTGATGAGATCTACTTCCTTGAGAAGGATGAGTTGTACCTGACGGGGACGTCGGAAGTCGCGCTCGCCGGCTATCACGCAGACGAGATTCTTGACCTGAATGACGGGCCCCTGCGGTACGCGGGCTGGTCTGCTTGTTATCGGCGCGAGGCCGGCTCGGCTGGCCGCGACACTCGCGGCATCATCAGGGTGCATCAGTTCCACAAGGTCGAGATGTTCTCGTATGCGCGACCGGAAGATGCCGTCGCCGAACACGAGAACTTCCTTGCCATCCAGGAATCGATGCTCCAGGCCCTCGAACTCCCGTATCGACTGATCGACACTGCCGCAGGAGACCTCGGGTCTTCCGCCGCCCGCAAATACGATTGCGAGGCGTGGCTCCCGAGCCAAGAACGGTGGATGGAAGTCACCTCGACCTCCAACTGCACCACGTTCCAGGCGCGCAGGCTGGGCATCCGCGAGCGCGGCGCGGACGGCACGAGCGCGGTCGCGACCATCAACGGCACCATCGGCACCACGCGATGGATCGTGGCGCTGCTCGAGAACCACCAGCAAGCCGACGGAAGCGTGTATGTTCCCCCGATTCTGCGGCCCTATCTCGGCGGCGTCGACCTCCTGACGCCCCCGGCGCGAACCTGA
- the pheA gene encoding prephenate dehydratase: MSAPRYAYLGPEGTFTDAAMRAMTAGADAEPMPVIDVPSALAAVRQGEADFAVVAIENTVEGGVTATLDTLAQGEPLIILQEVILPVAFELVAASPMPLDAITRVAAHSHGLAQCRRWLASHLPDVIQVSTTSNTAAAVALADGTADFDSALAPPGTAERLGLHLVTDGVADNSSAATRFVKVGRPQPAPPATGADKTTLVVHLPTDRSGALLEMLEQFAARGVNLSRIESRPRGDRPGEYSFSIDALAHIHEARLAEALVGLKRTCPHVVFLGSYPAAHGEVTPLASGTSNDDFWDAHAWVESLKRGEGQ; encoded by the coding sequence GTGAGCGCGCCGCGATACGCATACCTTGGTCCAGAAGGCACCTTCACCGACGCGGCCATGCGTGCGATGACCGCGGGCGCAGACGCGGAACCGATGCCAGTGATCGACGTCCCGAGCGCACTCGCCGCGGTACGCCAAGGGGAAGCCGACTTCGCTGTGGTGGCGATCGAGAACACGGTCGAGGGCGGCGTGACGGCAACGCTCGACACTCTTGCCCAAGGCGAGCCGCTCATCATCCTCCAGGAGGTCATCCTCCCCGTCGCTTTCGAGTTGGTCGCCGCTTCACCGATGCCACTTGATGCCATCACTCGCGTGGCGGCGCACTCGCACGGCTTGGCCCAATGCCGCCGGTGGCTCGCGTCTCACCTCCCGGACGTCATTCAGGTCTCGACGACGTCAAACACGGCGGCGGCCGTAGCGCTTGCCGACGGCACGGCCGACTTTGACTCGGCGCTCGCGCCTCCTGGGACGGCGGAACGTCTTGGCCTCCACCTGGTGACGGACGGGGTGGCGGACAACTCCTCAGCGGCCACCCGATTCGTGAAGGTGGGCCGGCCTCAACCTGCCCCGCCAGCAACCGGAGCCGACAAGACCACCCTGGTGGTCCACTTGCCGACGGACCGCTCCGGAGCCCTGCTCGAGATGCTGGAACAGTTCGCCGCGAGAGGCGTCAATCTGTCGCGCATCGAGTCGCGCCCACGCGGCGACCGCCCGGGCGAGTACTCGTTCTCGATCGATGCTCTGGCCCACATCCACGAGGCGCGTCTAGCGGAGGCCCTCGTCGGCCTCAAGCGCACGTGTCCGCACGTCGTCTTCCTTGGCTCGTACCCGGCCGCGCACGGCGAGGTGACGCCTCTCGCCTCTGGCACGAGCAACGACGACTTCTGGGATGCGCACGCGTGGGTCGAGTCGCTGAAGCGCGGCGAGGGCCAGTAG
- a CDS encoding nitrate- and nitrite sensing domain-containing protein translates to MLQRLGIRGKLLAVVAVPTIVLLLAASFVVLNAAATYNAGRNTSQLVESVQTGTPLVVALQEERALVASYLRAISDGEADRITSRTNVNTTVAALRKAGEDDPSFAPIANAIQAAMDGANGQGGIESARAIAVVEPVEEGFPEWPDAAEVDSVVEVFDRIAQEVTAIASAAPANDIGNLARTLAGFVRNEGVTTERYLTDARTAAEALPESFTVVDRTAGAFADRVDNIANTSGNALILEYVTDAQQGIADLATLRETVRQGTVQPGPAQDTYTGIIGQLFGGTREVANTTDDRVLADYLTTFVSVGELIEAMRLEEVYVTRKIAQGYWRLGETVQFQAYYFGSNNALDRATSAVAPLGDITPVPEFGASYSPVERNGYETIRDRLVSDPTSRALTDQRTAEWELQVDEEVALYSPILAELASAVRDRAATVERNSLVQTIATIAVAALAVIASLVTALAIARRIVNPLRRLTTTATAVRQELPRLVERVALPGQSVDLSEVQIPVESQDEVGRLAEAFNSVNAATLAIAAEQAALRGSISEMFVNVARRDQVLLNRQLSSIDEMERTEDNQSTLTKLFALDHLATRMRRNSESLLVLAGIDTGRRLRRSMPLSDVIRTASSEIELYERIQLELDADPSMLGHSALTAAHLFAELLENATVFSDPGSPVVVRTMAEGDNVIVEVRDTGIGMTTQELAEANARVASTAASEILGAQRLGLFVVGRIARRVGARVQLESVEGEGTVARIVMPPSLFDPNAAYDHSHQSTSAVDEGTHAPAALVHHSVADAEERDPAPSEAQRPVAAPHGYQPTVIEEGVSLAGRPVESPTAPRAGETPQVQQTAALDNLVAADAAAAPEAQAVDLDALTEGVTPAGLPTRRRKSADAAAEAPQDTNSIIGLPMRASDEQLTALESATTSGFTPILAADEVSPESAEQRSRVFRGFRPLRGDDDGAPALAPDAESLGHAVRRGAPEADVFASPSGSDAEPSSWFEPDATEEQGVAPAESEENDPRSEPAQSPEPRQEPSAPPFAVEASDPRHTEPAVVRQSPLISTGYVEEDADAGVSPFAPSAGAGAIPSMAIPMLEEDEPEPEPVAPAPWEQAGVQQSAGVESVALDDAPYPSAGNQVPAPEAAPPMQPHGFQTPPAPGPAYRSPLYPSMPANGAYPPPAPFGQQVAEPQHDWQRPPSGQAPVFESDPVTSTPSLDDLILDGAPSSGSEGRGGFFSRLFGKGGKQEERAEAPAAAQAPAPATFAVQESVGHPHAQQMAYPAPAQPPAHTPFPSSGAWQTAPAAASSEERPQPAPFTSEAQPPAREDTRQPEDNSMWIGGAPQANPSSWEAPSSAPVAPPTPHADPPSVPTAFIPDPTRNETFEAEWSMPGHVAAPIPAVAPPAFAPDSGRAGPMAYSPDQLARPMGWEAAGESALQAAAPEAATEYRPVVQIDPQPVGEGFADFSSEVFSELSSLASKRPKVEKTQAGLVKRTPVERSTEPEPVAEVAAPEVPRDADAVRNRFSSFYSGTQRARDDVKNFNDSTQGSLTEP, encoded by the coding sequence ATGCTCCAAAGGCTGGGTATTCGTGGCAAGCTACTCGCGGTCGTCGCAGTTCCGACGATCGTGCTTCTTCTTGCTGCCTCCTTCGTGGTGCTCAATGCCGCCGCGACATACAACGCCGGTCGCAATACCTCTCAACTCGTTGAGTCGGTGCAAACAGGCACGCCACTCGTGGTGGCCTTGCAAGAGGAACGCGCCCTCGTCGCGAGCTACCTCCGTGCCATTTCCGACGGCGAAGCGGACCGCATCACGTCTCGCACGAACGTCAACACGACCGTGGCTGCGCTACGCAAGGCCGGCGAGGACGACCCATCATTTGCCCCGATCGCGAACGCCATTCAGGCCGCGATGGACGGCGCGAATGGGCAGGGAGGCATCGAATCGGCGCGCGCGATCGCTGTAGTCGAGCCTGTCGAGGAGGGATTCCCTGAGTGGCCCGATGCGGCCGAAGTTGACTCCGTCGTCGAGGTCTTTGACCGAATTGCGCAAGAGGTGACCGCTATTGCAAGCGCCGCGCCCGCCAATGACATCGGCAACCTGGCGAGGACTCTGGCCGGCTTTGTCCGCAACGAGGGAGTCACGACCGAGCGGTACCTGACGGACGCCAGGACAGCAGCCGAGGCGCTGCCGGAGAGTTTCACCGTCGTCGATCGCACTGCCGGTGCGTTTGCCGACAGGGTTGACAACATTGCGAATACCTCGGGCAACGCGCTCATTCTTGAGTATGTGACGGATGCGCAACAAGGAATTGCCGACCTCGCCACGCTGCGCGAGACAGTACGTCAGGGGACGGTCCAACCGGGACCAGCTCAAGACACCTATACCGGCATCATTGGCCAGCTTTTTGGCGGCACGAGAGAGGTGGCGAACACCACCGACGACCGCGTACTCGCCGACTACCTGACCACCTTCGTATCCGTCGGCGAGCTCATTGAAGCAATGCGTCTCGAAGAGGTGTACGTCACCCGCAAGATCGCGCAGGGCTATTGGCGCCTTGGTGAGACCGTCCAATTCCAGGCCTACTACTTCGGTTCCAACAACGCGCTCGACAGAGCGACCAGCGCGGTCGCGCCGCTCGGCGACATCACACCCGTGCCCGAGTTCGGCGCCTCGTACTCTCCCGTCGAGCGCAACGGCTACGAGACGATCAGAGACCGTCTGGTCAGCGACCCCACCAGCCGAGCCCTGACAGACCAGCGGACCGCCGAATGGGAGCTTCAGGTCGACGAGGAAGTGGCCCTCTACTCGCCGATCCTTGCTGAACTTGCGAGCGCGGTGCGAGATCGCGCCGCGACTGTCGAGCGAAACAGCTTGGTGCAGACCATCGCGACGATCGCGGTTGCGGCACTTGCCGTTATCGCCTCGCTCGTCACGGCGCTCGCGATCGCCCGTCGCATCGTTAATCCGCTTCGCCGCCTGACCACCACGGCAACCGCTGTGCGTCAAGAGTTGCCGCGACTCGTGGAACGTGTTGCCTTGCCAGGTCAGAGTGTGGATCTTTCTGAAGTGCAGATTCCTGTGGAGTCTCAAGACGAGGTGGGGCGCCTTGCAGAGGCGTTCAACTCGGTCAACGCCGCCACCTTGGCCATCGCGGCCGAACAGGCAGCCCTCCGCGGTTCCATCTCCGAGATGTTCGTCAACGTCGCTCGTCGCGACCAGGTGCTGCTCAACCGTCAGTTGTCTTCCATCGACGAGATGGAGCGGACAGAGGACAACCAGTCAACGCTGACCAAGCTCTTCGCCCTTGACCACCTTGCGACGCGAATGCGTCGTAACAGCGAGTCGCTGTTGGTGCTTGCAGGAATCGACACCGGACGCCGCTTGCGGCGGTCGATGCCACTGTCCGACGTCATCAGGACGGCATCGTCCGAGATCGAGTTGTATGAGCGGATTCAGCTAGAGCTCGACGCCGACCCGTCCATGCTCGGCCACTCAGCCTTGACCGCCGCCCACCTGTTTGCCGAGCTACTCGAGAACGCGACGGTGTTCTCCGACCCTGGCTCGCCCGTCGTCGTCCGCACGATGGCCGAAGGTGACAACGTGATCGTGGAGGTGCGTGACACCGGAATTGGCATGACAACGCAAGAACTCGCAGAAGCGAACGCGCGCGTCGCATCTACCGCCGCCTCCGAAATCCTTGGCGCCCAGCGACTCGGTCTGTTCGTGGTCGGCCGTATTGCGCGCCGCGTTGGTGCAAGAGTTCAACTCGAGTCGGTCGAGGGAGAAGGCACCGTCGCGCGCATCGTGATGCCGCCTTCGCTCTTTGACCCGAACGCCGCTTACGACCACAGCCACCAGTCAACGTCCGCCGTGGACGAGGGCACTCATGCGCCAGCCGCGCTTGTTCACCACAGCGTCGCGGACGCAGAAGAACGCGACCCGGCACCTAGCGAAGCGCAGCGACCCGTCGCCGCGCCGCACGGCTACCAGCCAACCGTGATCGAAGAAGGCGTGAGCCTCGCCGGACGTCCCGTCGAGTCGCCCACCGCCCCTCGGGCTGGTGAAACCCCGCAGGTGCAGCAGACGGCTGCCCTCGACAACTTGGTCGCCGCCGATGCCGCCGCGGCCCCTGAGGCTCAAGCCGTCGACCTCGACGCACTCACCGAAGGAGTGACTCCCGCCGGCCTGCCAACACGTCGCCGCAAGAGCGCCGACGCTGCGGCTGAGGCGCCGCAAGACACCAACAGCATCATCGGCTTGCCGATGCGCGCTTCTGACGAGCAGCTCACGGCGCTCGAGAGCGCCACGACGTCCGGGTTCACGCCAATTCTTGCCGCCGACGAGGTCTCGCCTGAGAGCGCCGAGCAGCGTTCGAGGGTGTTCCGCGGCTTCCGTCCGCTGCGCGGAGACGATGACGGTGCGCCTGCGCTGGCGCCAGACGCCGAGTCCCTGGGGCATGCCGTGAGGCGAGGCGCGCCAGAAGCCGACGTCTTCGCGAGCCCGTCAGGTTCGGACGCTGAGCCCTCCTCCTGGTTTGAGCCGGATGCAACGGAGGAACAGGGCGTCGCCCCCGCGGAGTCTGAGGAGAATGACCCGCGCAGCGAGCCTGCACAGTCGCCTGAGCCGCGGCAGGAGCCAAGCGCTCCGCCGTTCGCCGTCGAGGCCTCGGATCCGCGCCACACGGAGCCAGCGGTCGTTCGCCAGTCGCCGCTCATCTCGACGGGCTATGTAGAGGAGGACGCTGACGCTGGCGTGTCGCCGTTCGCCCCTTCGGCAGGTGCGGGAGCGATCCCGTCGATGGCGATCCCCATGCTGGAGGAAGACGAGCCGGAGCCCGAGCCCGTCGCCCCCGCGCCCTGGGAACAGGCTGGGGTTCAGCAGAGCGCGGGTGTCGAGTCGGTAGCCTTGGACGACGCGCCCTATCCATCGGCCGGCAACCAGGTGCCAGCACCTGAGGCCGCACCTCCAATGCAACCCCACGGCTTCCAGACGCCACCCGCACCAGGCCCTGCGTATCGGTCACCGTTGTACCCGTCCATGCCAGCCAACGGCGCGTATCCTCCGCCGGCACCCTTCGGCCAGCAGGTTGCGGAGCCCCAGCACGACTGGCAGCGGCCCCCGTCGGGGCAGGCGCCCGTGTTCGAGTCGGATCCTGTCACGTCTACGCCGAGTCTCGACGATCTGATTCTGGACGGTGCACCTTCGTCAGGTTCCGAGGGCAGAGGCGGATTCTTCTCGCGCCTCTTTGGCAAGGGCGGAAAGCAAGAGGAGCGGGCCGAGGCCCCTGCCGCTGCGCAAGCCCCCGCCCCGGCGACGTTCGCTGTGCAGGAGTCCGTTGGGCATCCTCACGCCCAACAGATGGCCTATCCCGCGCCAGCGCAGCCTCCTGCTCACACACCCTTCCCGTCGTCGGGCGCTTGGCAGACGGCCCCCGCCGCCGCCTCTAGCGAGGAGCGGCCGCAACCAGCGCCGTTTACCAGCGAGGCGCAACCGCCAGCGCGCGAGGACACCCGACAGCCCGAAGACAACTCCATGTGGATCGGCGGCGCGCCTCAAGCCAATCCGTCGTCATGGGAGGCCCCGTCGTCCGCTCCGGTTGCTCCACCGACGCCGCACGCCGATCCTCCGAGCGTTCCGACCGCCTTCATCCCCGACCCGACACGCAATGAGACGTTCGAGGCCGAGTGGTCCATGCCCGGTCATGTCGCGGCGCCCATTCCCGCGGTCGCACCGCCAGCGTTCGCGCCAGACTCCGGCCGCGCAGGTCCCATGGCATACTCGCCCGACCAACTAGCCCGCCCGATGGGCTGGGAGGCTGCCGGTGAGAGCGCCCTGCAGGCAGCGGCCCCAGAGGCGGCTACGGAGTACCGACCGGTAGTGCAGATCGATCCGCAACCGGTGGGTGAGGGCTTCGCCGACTTCAGCTCAGAAGTCTTCTCCGAACTGAGTTCGCTAGCCTCCAAACGGCCTAAGGTAGAGAAGACACAAGCAGGACTCGTCAAGCGCACCCCCGTCGAGCGCTCGACCGAGCCCGAGCCTGTGGCGGAGGTTGCCGCACCGGAGGTTCCACGAGACGCCGACGCGGTCCGCAACCGCTTCTCGAGTTTTTATTCTGGAACCCAACGTGCTCGTGACGATGTAAAGAACTTCAACGACAGTACTCAAGGTTCCCTGACGGAACCATGA